A single Nycticebus coucang isolate mNycCou1 chromosome 16, mNycCou1.pri, whole genome shotgun sequence DNA region contains:
- the MX1 gene encoding interferon-induced GTP-binding protein Mx1 codes for MVLSQVGTAEPDSSSAASLLLLNGDINMAEKNQASGAENNLCNQYEEKVRPCIDLIDSLRTLGVEQDLALPAIAVIGDQSSGKSSVLEALSGVSLPRGTGIVTRCPLVLKLKKLVDKDEWTGKVSYQDLEIEISDASEVEKEINKAQNVIAGEGMGISHELISLEISSPHVPDLTLIDLPGITRVAMGNQPADIGRQIKALIKKYITKQETINLVVVPSNVDIATTEALSMAQEVDPEGDRTIGILTKPDLVDKGTEDKVVDVVRNLVCHLKKGYMIVKCRGQQDIQDQLSLAEALQREKAFFEDHPYFRDLLEEGKATVPCLAERLTTELIMHISKSLPFLENQIKESHQKITEELQKYGVDIPEDENEKMFFLIEKINAFNQDITALVQGEENVGEDDTRLFTKLRNEFRKWSILIEKNFQESHEIISRKMYRFENQYRGRELPGFVNYKTFESIVKQQIKTLEEPAIDMLHVVTDMVRTAFTNVSIKSFEEFFNLHRTTKSKIEDLRIEKEKEAEKSIRLHFQMEQIVYCQDQDYRGALQKVRGEDAEEEKKSKKFGSVNFQIFSENSQDSSMAEIFQHLMAYHQEASKRLSSHLPLIIQFFVLQTYGQELQKGLLQLLQDKDSYSWLLKERSDTSDKRRFLKERLARLAQARHRLAKFPG; via the exons GGTGCTGAGAATAACCTGTGCAACCAGTATGAGGAGAAGGTGCGGCCCTGCATCGACCTCATTGACTCCCTGCGCACCCTGGGTGTGGAGCAGGACCTGGCCCTGCCAGCCATTGCTGTCATCGGGGACCAGAGCTCCGGCAAGAGCTCCGTGCTGGAGGCGCTGTCGGGAGTCTCCCTTCCTAGAGGCACTG GAATTGTGACAAGATGTCCTCTGGTGCTGAAACTGAAAAAGCTTGTGGATAAAGATGAGTGGACGGGCAAAGTCAGTTACCAGGACTTAGAGATCGAGATTTCAGATGCTTCAGAGGTGGAAAAGGAAATCAATAAAG cCCAGAACGTCATTGCTGGGGAAGGGATGGGAATCAGTCACGAGCTAATCAGCCTGGAGATCAGCTCCCCCCACGTCCCAGATCTGACTCTCATAGACCTTCCCGGCATAACCAGGGTGGCCATGGGCAATCAGCCTGCCGACATTGGGCGCCAG ATCAAAGCTCTCATCAAGAAGTACATCACCAAGCAGGAGACCATCAACTTGGTGGTGGTCCCCAGTAATGTGGACATCGCCACCACAGAGGCGCTGAGCATGGCTCAGGAGGTGGACCCAGAGGGGGATAGGACTATAG GAATCTTGACAAAGCCTGATCTGGTAGACAAAGGCACAGAAGATAAGGTTGTTGACGTGGTACGAAACCTCGTGTGCCACCTGAAGAAGGGCTACATGATTGTCAAGTGTCGGGGCCAGCAGGACATCCAGGACCAGCTGAGCCTGGCCGAGGCCCTACAGAGAGAGAAGGCCTTCTTTGAGGACCACCCATACTTCAG GGATCTTCTGGAGGAAGGAAAGGCCACGGTCCCCTGCCTGGCAGAGAGACTCACCACGGAGCTCATCATGCACATCAGC aaatctCTGCCttttttagaaaatcaaattAAGGAAAGTCACCAGAAAATAACAGAGGAGTTACAAAAATATGGCGTGGATATACCTGAAGATgagaatgaaaaaatgttcttcctGATAGAG AAAATTAATGCATTTAACCAGGACATCACTGCATTAGTCCAAGGGGAGGAAAATGTCGGGGAGGATGACACTCGGCTGTTCACCAAACTCCGAAATGAGTTCCGCAAATGGAGCATTTTAATAGAAAAGAATTTCCAAGAAA GTCATGAAATTATAAGTAGAAAGATGTACAGATTTGAAAATCAGTACCGTGGCAGAGAGCTGCCAGGATTTGTGAATTACAAGACATTTGAGAGCATCGTGAAACAGCAAATCAAAACCCTGGAGGAGCCAGCCATTGACATGCTGCATGTGGTGACGG ATATGGTCCGAACAGCTTTCACAAATGTTTCAATAAAAAGTTTTGAAGAATTTTTCAACCTCCACAGAACTACCAAG TCCAAAATCGAAGACctcagaatagaaaaagaaaaagaagcagagaagTCAATTCGGCTTCACTTCCAGATGGAGCAGATTGTCTACTGCCAGGACCAGGACTACAGGGGCGCACTGCAGAAGGTCCGCGGGGAGGACgcggaggaagaaaagaagagtaagAAATTCGGTAGTGTGAACTTTCAGATATTTTCAGAAAACTCTCAAGACTCTTCCATGGCAGAGATCTTCCAGCACCTGATGGCCTACCACCAG GAGGCCAGCAAGCGCCTGTCCAGCCACCTCCCTCTGATCATCCAGTTCTTCGTGCTGCAGACGTACGGCCAGGAGCTGCAGAAGGGGCTGCTGCAGCTCCTGCAGGACAAGGATTCCTACAGCTGGCTCCTGAAGGAACGCAGCGACACCAGTGACAAGAGGCGCTTCCTAAAGGAGAGGCTGGCGCGGCTGGCACAGGCCCGGCACCGACTGGCCAAGTTCCCCGGCTAG